The sequence below is a genomic window from Lolium perenne isolate Kyuss_39 chromosome 7, Kyuss_2.0, whole genome shotgun sequence.
ACGTGAATGACGCGGCGCAGGTGAAGGCGCTATTcgacgcggcggcggcagcgttCGGCGGGGAGGTCCACATCCTGGTGACGACGGCGGCGGTTCTGGACTTCTCGTACCCGACGCTGGCGGAGACGAGCGAGGCGTCCTATGACGCCATGTTCGGCGCCAACACGCGGGGCACCTTTCTGTGCTGCCGCGAGGCCGCCAACCGGCTGGCGCGCGACGGGCGCGGCCGCATCGTCACGTTCTCGTCGTCCGGGGTCGGGTCGCTGCGCCCAGGGTTCGCCGCGTACGCGGCGagcaaggcggcggtggaggtgaTGACCAAGATCCTGGCGCGGGAGCTGCGCGGTACAGGGATCACCGCCAACGTGGTAGCGCCGGGGTCGACTGCCACGCCCATGTTCTACAACGGCAAGTCGCCGGAGGAGGCTGAGCGGTATATCGCCGAGGCGCCGCTAGGGCGGCTCGGCATGCCGGAGGACATTGCGCCGCTCGTCGGCTTCCTCGCCAGCGACGCCGGCGGATGGGTCAACGCCCAGGTTCTGCGCTGCAACGGCGGCACAATCTAGTCACAGTATTTCTGATCGTTGGATGAATCCTGGGATTCGTGCTCAACTGTTTCCGTCCGGGCTATCTTGTCATATCTTGATGCTGTCTTGGTGTTTTTATAATAATCATATAATAATTGATCGAACATGTTCAATCTTCTGATCATATCACATTTTTCGTGTGAGAAGTATGGGAAATCTAAGAGCTCTAAATGAGCTCTCTTACGGTGATTGAGACAGCACTTGGATACTATCCAGTATCACACTGATCTttttaggctggtcatagtggtaaTTATCATGTAGTATTGATACTTgtgtatgatactatctctatagtagTTAGTATCATGAAGTCATAAGcatgctatatttattgctttttagaatctcaatgtaaatttgtgcacatgatttgtttggtattaacttttctcgtgacatgcgctatgatacattatctacctatgttattctaatctcctctctcctctttaattagctgtcacatcagcatttttgtgggaccaatgtgcatgatactagctttgatactagcactatggctagccttagcCGTTGATTAAAACATTATCCTGTTTAGTTTTTCTGAGTGTTGATCTAGTATAATCTTCTTGGTCTATATAAAAATATGTAgaagatttgtctaaattcagaTATATCTATAAACTAaaaatatatctagatatatctaaatttagaGAAATTTATGGTATTTTTTATGAATAAAGGTAGTATTAAGTTAATTGAGAGCTTCGCTCTACCTAACTGCAACTCCATTTCACTTATAAACTCCGTTTCACTTGTAAACTTTGTAGCAGTAAAAAATTGTTTTTCAAGTGGACTAGCTTCAGATCCTTGTTCCCAACTCTTTTTttgataaagaaaatatattaatatcgattgATAACAAATATatctagcctctgcaacaacgcaacaccctaatggTAGTACGGATACACACagctaaaaaataaaaaataaaactaagaaaaaaAGTCTCGCTATGGTACTTCAGTCCTACGAACAACAGTACAACCACCACAAAGACAACACCTGCAATCCAGACTCTCCACAACATGTTTCCAACTCGTTTGGTGTGCAACATCCATGCTACcgttattttttctttttttccgataa
It includes:
- the LOC127313764 gene encoding NADPH-dependent aldehyde reductase-like protein, chloroplastic: MAKTNGSGGAASSVTAALMLHGRVAIVTGGAGGIGSAVSKHLASLGARVAVAYFGDPAPAKKVVGGINATHGADPPQAIAVEADVNDAAQVKALFDAAAAAFGGEVHILVTTAAVLDFSYPTLAETSEASYDAMFGANTRGTFLCCREAANRLARDGRGRIVTFSSSGVGSLRPGFAAYAASKAAVEVMTKILARELRGTGITANVVAPGSTATPMFYNGKSPEEAERYIAEAPLGRLGMPEDIAPLVGFLASDAGGWVNAQVLRCNGGTI